The sequence below is a genomic window from Sorangiineae bacterium MSr12523.
CCGCTGGCCAAGGTGCCCGAGGATGGGACACCGGGCGCGACGCTGATCAACCAATTGGGCTGCGGCAATTGCCACAATGAAGGCGATAGCCCGCTGGCCGGGCGGATGGCCGTGTTGGGCAACCTGGGCTATCCGCCCGACATCGAGCTTTTCGCGCCGAACCTCACGCCCGATCCCGACACGGGGCTGGGCAATTGGACCGATGGTCAACTTCGATTGGCCATCCGCAATGGCATCCGTTGGGACAGCTCGAATCTGTGCCCGCAGATGGATCACTACGACTATTTGACCGACGAGCAGCTCGACGCCATCATCGCGTACCTGAGAAAGCTTCCGCCCGTCAAAAAGACGGTACCGGGTAGCGTATGTCCGCCGCTCAAGCGCAAGACGGGGTGAATAGCTCGGCCCGACGATTGCGCAGGCAGCGGAACGAAAACTGCTCCATCATGATGTCGTCCGTATGGAACCGGCCGACTCGAGCAAGGCGTCGCGCGTGATTGATCCAAGGCTGCGCGTTCTGTACCTCGTCGCGATCGCCGTGGGGGCCTTCGCGGTGAAGGGCCTCGCGTGGCTGGTGGCTCTTGCAGGGTCACAGGCCGCGCTGTGGCTCGTCGTCGGCCTGCCGCCTCAAAGGCTCGTGCGGCAGGTGACGAAGCTCTGGGGTTTTGCGTTGTTCATTCTCGTGTCGTACGCGCTCACGTCGGACGATCCCGCGACCGACGCGTGGAAGCATGTGCCGGTGCTGGGGCATTCGCTTGCGGTCAACGTGGGCGGTGTTCTCGTCGGCGCCGCGATGCTTCTGCGCGTCGTGAGCGTGATCCTCGCCTCGCAGGTGGCGCGCGCCGGG
It includes:
- a CDS encoding cytochrome c — translated: MSNTPAIVLLACACLGLSALGCGKKDDGSGAPVRPDISAKDPLAKVPEDGTPGATLINQLGCGNCHNEGDSPLAGRMAVLGNLGYPPDIELFAPNLTPDPDTGLGNWTDGQLRLAIRNGIRWDSSNLCPQMDHYDYLTDEQLDAIIAYLRKLPPVKKTVPGSVCPPLKRKTG